A segment of the Streptomyces sp. XD-27 genome:
TCCGGCAACATCACCCAGGTCCAGCCGGACGGCACCACCAAGGCCATCCCGGCGGGCGGCGTCGAGTACCTCGCCACCTCGCTGCGCACGGCCCGCCAGGGCCACCCGTACAGCGTCACGGCCGCGGCGGGCGACATGATCGGCGCCAGCCCCCTGCTGTCCGGCCTCTTCCACGACGAGCCGACCATCGAGGCCCTGAACAAGCTCGACCTCGACGTCTCGTCCGTCGGCAACCACGAGTTCGACGAGGGCGCGCGCGAGCTGGCCCGGATGCAGAACGGCGGCTGCCACCCCAAGGACGGCTGTTTCGAGGAGGGCAAGACCTTCTCCGGCGCCGACTTCCCGTACCTGGCGGCCAACGTCGTCGACGAGAAGACCGGCAAGCCCCTCCTCAAGCCCTACACCGTGTGGAAGCACAAGGGCGTGAAGATCGGCTTCATCGGCGTCACCCTCGAAGGGACCCCGGACGTCGTCAACGCCGAGGGCATCAAGGGACTGAAGTTCCGCGACGAGGTCGAGACGATCAACAAGTACGCCAAGGAGCTGCAGCGCAAGGGCGTGAAGTCCGTCGTCGCGCTGATCCACGAGGGCGGCATGCCCGCCTCCGGCGCGTACAACTACAACTGCGACAGCCCCGGCCCGGGCGACGGCATCTCCGGCCCGATCGTCGACATCGCCAAGAAGGTGACCCCGAAGGTCGACGCGCTGGTCACCGGCCACACCCACCAGGCGTACGCGTGCACCATCCCGGACCCGTCCGGCACCCCGCGCACCGTCACCTCCGCCGCCTCCTTCGGCCGCCTCTACACCGACACCACGCTCACCTACGACCGCCGCACCGGCGACATCGTGCGGACCAGCGTGAAGTCGGCCAACCACGTGGTCGACCGCGAGCAGCCGAAGGCCAAGGACATGACCGCGCTCATCGAGCGCTGGGGCAAGCTCGCCGCGCCGATCGCGAACAAGCCGGTCGGCTACATCTCCGCCGACATCCCCGGCCGGGGCGCGACCACGCCCGAGACCCCGCTCGGCGACCTGATCACCGACGCCCAGCTCGAAGCGCTCGCCCCCGCCGACAAGGGCGGAGCCCAGATCGCCCTGATGAACCCGGGCGGCGTCCGCTCCGACTTC
Coding sequences within it:
- a CDS encoding bifunctional UDP-sugar hydrolase/5'-nucleotidase — protein: MPATPQRRRPSRRLAASVGALAATVGVLAFAIPADAGTPSDADTRAAAERAYPGRTVDVQLLSFNDLHGNLQPPQGSSGNITQVQPDGTTKAIPAGGVEYLATSLRTARQGHPYSVTAAAGDMIGASPLLSGLFHDEPTIEALNKLDLDVSSVGNHEFDEGARELARMQNGGCHPKDGCFEEGKTFSGADFPYLAANVVDEKTGKPLLKPYTVWKHKGVKIGFIGVTLEGTPDVVNAEGIKGLKFRDEVETINKYAKELQRKGVKSVVALIHEGGMPASGAYNYNCDSPGPGDGISGPIVDIAKKVTPKVDALVTGHTHQAYACTIPDPSGTPRTVTSAASFGRLYTDTTLTYDRRTGDIVRTSVKSANHVVDREQPKAKDMTALIERWGKLAAPIANKPVGYISADIPGRGATTPETPLGDLITDAQLEALAPADKGGAQIALMNPGGVRSDFAYKAAGGEGDGVVTYGEAFTVQPFTNMMTTIDLTGEQLLAALRQQVSGPNQADPKILQVSKGFTYTLDLTKTGADRIVTDSVRLNGEAIDPKKTYRVAMNEFLAGGGDGFPAFKEGKNKLVGASDLEVLNTYLGAHSSAQSPLAPPKADRITVVK